A genomic window from Variovorax paradoxus includes:
- a CDS encoding isovaleryl-CoA dehydrogenase, which produces MHDPGLNFDLGDTIDSLRSAIQDFAANEIAPRAADIDRDNLFPHDLWQKLGELGLHGMTVKEEFGGTELGYLAHIVAMEEVSRASASVGLSYGAHSNLCVNQIHRNGSDAQKKKYLPKLVSGEHVGALAMSEPNAGSDVVSMKLKAEKKNGYYVLNGGKMWITNGGDADTLVIYAKTEPEMGARGMTAFIVEKNFKGFSAGTKLDKLGMRGSNTFPLFFDNCEVPEENVLGGEGQGARVLMSGLDYERAVLSGGPLGIMAACMDAVLPFIHERKQFGQSIGEFQLMQGKLADMYSTWQATRAYVYAVGKACDRNDHARTFRKDAAGAILYSAEKATWMAGEAIQALGGVGYTKDFPVERLWRDAKLYEIGAGTSEIRRMLIGRELFAETA; this is translated from the coding sequence ATGCACGATCCCGGCCTGAACTTCGACCTGGGCGACACCATCGACTCGCTGCGCAGCGCGATCCAGGACTTCGCCGCCAACGAAATCGCGCCCCGCGCTGCCGACATCGACCGCGACAACCTGTTCCCGCACGACCTCTGGCAGAAGCTCGGCGAGCTCGGCCTGCACGGCATGACGGTGAAAGAGGAATTCGGCGGCACCGAGCTGGGCTACCTGGCGCACATCGTGGCCATGGAAGAAGTCTCGCGCGCCTCGGCCTCGGTGGGCCTGTCTTACGGCGCGCACTCCAACCTGTGCGTGAACCAGATCCACCGCAACGGCAGCGACGCGCAGAAGAAGAAATACCTGCCCAAGCTGGTGAGCGGCGAGCACGTCGGCGCGCTGGCCATGAGCGAGCCCAACGCCGGCTCCGACGTGGTGAGCATGAAGCTCAAGGCCGAGAAGAAGAACGGCTACTACGTGCTCAACGGCGGCAAGATGTGGATCACCAACGGCGGTGACGCCGACACGCTGGTCATCTACGCCAAGACCGAGCCCGAGATGGGCGCGCGCGGCATGACGGCCTTCATCGTCGAGAAGAACTTCAAGGGCTTCTCCGCCGGCACCAAGCTCGACAAGCTCGGCATGCGCGGCTCCAACACCTTCCCGCTGTTCTTCGACAACTGCGAAGTGCCCGAAGAGAACGTGCTCGGCGGCGAAGGCCAGGGCGCGAGAGTGCTGATGAGCGGCCTCGACTACGAACGCGCGGTGCTTTCGGGCGGCCCGCTGGGCATCATGGCTGCATGCATGGACGCGGTGCTGCCCTTCATCCACGAGCGCAAGCAGTTCGGCCAGAGCATCGGCGAGTTCCAGCTCATGCAGGGCAAGCTGGCCGACATGTATTCGACCTGGCAGGCCACGCGTGCCTATGTGTACGCGGTGGGTAAGGCCTGCGACCGCAACGACCATGCGCGCACCTTCCGCAAGGATGCGGCCGGCGCCATCCTGTACTCCGCAGAGAAGGCGACTTGGATGGCCGGCGAGGCGATCCAGGCGCTGGGCGGCGTGGGCTACACGAAGGACTTCCCGGTCGAGCGGCTGTGGCGCGATGCCAAGCTGTACGAGATCGGCGCGGGCACGAGCGAGATCCGCCGGATGCTGATCGGCCGCGAGCTGTTCGCTGAAACGGCATAA